One Cryptomeria japonica chromosome 9, Sugi_1.0, whole genome shotgun sequence genomic window carries:
- the LOC131064640 gene encoding uncharacterized protein LOC131064640, whose protein sequence is MSIISGLLQQKQSNKIGWMMDAQLSLAPPSSLSSSSSPSLAGLYLKKRRGSGSSTGEPMIKDSEEDSNCKKRKMGSEWEREMQKLNCVNSSIGVELQMKSPLPIEWEQCLDLQSGRIYYVNRSTQLKTCQDPRVGGHGSVNQLTKDLRLDLELNLPLKTQENDGKSFGLPCSDTNNAAYLEEENILNETAEMVATVCAQCHMFIMFSKVSRQCPNCKYVHPSMHQEEKDDKTDAPAKQTLSLIDCGLESKIKTREDDK, encoded by the exons ATGTCAATAATAAGTGGGTTATTGCAGCAGAAGCAGTCTAATAAGATAGGCTGGATGATGGATGCACAACTGTCTCTTGCTCcaccttcctcattatcatcttcttcttctccttcattagCTGGCCTCTATTTAAAGAAGAGAAGAGGGTCAGGGTCTAGTACAGGGGAGCCGATGATCAAGGATTCTGAAGAAGATAGTAATTGTAAGAAGAGGAAAATGGGCTCTGAATGGGAGCGTGAAATGCAGAAATTGAATTGTGTTAATTCTAGTATTGGTGTGGAGCTCCAGATGAAATCTCCGCTTCCCATAGAGTGGGAGCAGTGTTTAGATCTTCAG TCTGGAAGGATCTACTATGTTAACAGAAGCACCCAACTGAAGACCTGCCAAGATCCAAGAGTTGGCGGACATGGTAGTGTTAATCAATTGACCAAGGACTTGAGGTTGGATCTTGAGCTTAACCTTCCTCTTAAAACCCAAGAGAATGATGGGAAGAGCTTTGGGCTTCCATGCTCTGATACAAACAATGCTGCATATCTTGAGGAAGAAAACATCTTGAATGAGACAGCAGAGATGGTTGCCACAGTCTGTGCACAGTGTCATATGTTTATCATGTTCTCAAAGGTTTCTAGGCAATGTCCTAATTGCAAGTATGTGCACCCATCAATGCACCAGGAAGAGAAGGATGATAAGACTGATGCTCCTGCTAAACAGACACTCTCTCTCATTGACTGTGGTCTAGAGTCCAAGATTAAAACCAGAGAAGATGATAAGTAA